One region of Oryza glaberrima chromosome 7, OglaRS2, whole genome shotgun sequence genomic DNA includes:
- the LOC127780022 gene encoding protein PYRICULARIA ORYZAE RESISTANCE 21-like, whose translation MADKQMASLIIKANLECEKCCKKIQKVLNKLKDKEKIINIVYENSNNRVIILGHFKPEELAHKLRCKACGVIKDIEFGKLAEAKKEEKKPDQAKKEEKKQPEEKKPEEKKKSEEEKKKGDEKKPEEGKKEEKKEEKPKVKEETKATPAPSSTTVNLQFTNMCGICYPWPCSDPTHWGAGVVHPQWPQCEAPAAALPAFVPGHHHHQLPPWGGVPAPKWPCGGPSYCGGCGTCRGGGWPAAAPMQAMCCPGPSSCRGCKGCRIVQEGKFVYEEYPAASACAVM comes from the exons ATGGCAGACAAG CAAATGGCCAGTTTGATCATTAAGGCAAATCTCGAGTGTGAAAAGTGTTGCAAGAAGATCCAGAAAGTCCTTAACAAACTCAAAG ACAAGGAGAAGATCATTAACATCGTTTATGAGAACTCGAACAATAGGGTGATCATATTGGGCCATTTCAAGCCAGAGGAGCTCGCCCATAAGCTAAGATGCAAGGCCTGCGGGGTCATCAAAGACATTGAATTTGGGAAGCTTGCAGAGGcaaagaaggaggagaagaagccggATCAGGccaagaaggaggagaagaagcagcCTGAGGAAAAGAAacctgaggagaagaagaaatccgaggaggagaagaagaagggcgACGAGAAGAAACCGGAGGAAggcaagaaggaagagaagaaggaggagaagccAAAGGTGAAGGAGGAGACCAAggccacgccggcgccgtcgtcgacgacggtgAACCTGCAGTTCACCAACATGTGCGGCATCTGCTACCCGTGGCCGTGCAGCGACCCCACCCACTGGGGCGCCGGCGTCGTCCACCCGCAGTGGCCGCAGTGCgaagccccggcggcggcgttgccaGCGTTCGTCcctggccaccaccaccaccagctcccGCCATGGGGCGGCGTTCCGGCGCCGAAGTGGCCATGCGGAGGCCCCTCGTACTGCGGTGGGTGCGGCacctgccgcggcggcgggtggccggcggcggcgccgatgcaGGCGATGTGCTGCCCTGGGCCGTCGTCGTGCAGAGGGTGCAAGGGTTGCCGGATCGTTCAGGAGGGCAAGTTCGTGTACGAGGAGTACCCGGCAGCGAGCGCATGTGCCGTCATGTGA
- the LOC127779084 gene encoding zinc finger CCCH domain-containing protein 53, whose amino-acid sequence MDAYEATKVVFSRIQALDPDHAAKIMGFLLIQDHGEKEMIRLAFGPEALLHTVMAKARKELGLLPASGPGTPTSVAAAAAAAHSPFMLSRQNSGRCGTAPSPLSVSSPSSWAPPPVFSRNNSISNGAGEEMVGLGDELISPANGGGPPSPFFGGDPLMDELQLQDQLAFLNEGGVPAGHQMPMFDGGECRSPGGGDGGLFSFNLGWANGGPGHRRSASVSELCLGGADGLGWKPCLYYARGYCKNGSACRFVHGGLPDDAAGKMDPSAVEQQCQDFLIRSKSQRLAAAAFPYSPTGSLPGSPSAATKCLSLLLQQQQQQNESQRAAAAAALMLGGDEAHKFMGRPRLERADFASMMNPGSRQIYLTFPADSTFREEDVSNYFSIYGPVHDVRIPYQQKRMFGFVTFVYPETVKLILAKGNPHFICDARVLVKPYKEKGKVPDKYRKQHQPGERVDFSSCTTPTGLDARDPFDMHQLGARMLQHSNSANEMLLRRKLEEQQQAAELQQAIELHSRRLMGLQLLDFKSRAAVAPTPIGNPFSASQTAANVTGESPPDSGELGKGSGFLLAHNKAVNGADKEESTGESSSPNTDSDQSVEHNLPDSPFASPTKSAGFARDPFAPTEAEISATASTGCSATYVGINNGASNGGTNHLLPSALDMPSPKPYFFPMSRLASDHGAIGM is encoded by the exons ATGGACGCCTACGAGGCGACCAAGGTGGTGTTCTCGCGGATCCAGGCGCTCGACCCGGACCACGCAGCCAAGATCATGGGCTTCCTCCTCATCCAGGACCATGGCGAGAAGGAGATGATACGCCTCGCCTTCGGCCCCGAGGCGCTGCTCCACACCGTCATGGCCAAGGCCAGGAAggagctcggcctcctcccGGCGTCCGGGCCCGGGACGCCCAcctccgtggcggcggccgcggccgccgcccactCGCCCTTCATGCTCTCGCGGCAGAACTCCGGGCGCTGCGGCaccgcgccctcgccgctcTCGGtgtcctccccctcctcgtgGGCGCCTCCCCCGGTGTTTTCGAGGAACAACAGCATCAGCAATGGCGCCGGGGAGGAGATGGTCGGCCTCGGCGACGAGCTCATCAGCCCGGCCAACGGCGGGGGCCCGCCATCGCCCTTCTTCGGCGGCGACCCGCTCATGGACGAGCTCCAGCTGCAGGACCAGCTCGCGTTCCTCAACGAGGGCGGCGTCCCCGCGGGGCACCAGATGCCCAtgttcgacggcggcgagtgCCGGAGCcccggcggaggcgacggcggccttTTCTCCTTCAACCTAGGGTGGGCGAACGGTGGCCCCGGACACCGCCGGAGCGCGTCGGTCAGCGAGCTCTgcctcggcggcgccgacggcctcgGCTGGAAGCCGTGCCTCTACTACGCGCGCGGCTACTGCAAGAACGGCAGCGCTTGCCGGTTCGTccacggcggcctccccgacgacgccgccggcaaGATGGACCCCTCCGCCGTGGAGCAGCAGTGCCAGGACTTCCTCATCCGCTCCAAGTCccagcgcctcgccgccgccgccttcccctacTCGCCCACCGGCTCACTCCCCGGCTCACCATCCGCAGCCACCAAGTGTTTGAGCTTgctcctccagcagcagcagcagcagaacgaGAGCCAGAG ggcggcggcagcggcggcgctgatGCTAGGCGGGGACGAGGCGCACAAGTTCATGGGGCGGCCGCGGCTGGAGCGCGCCGACTTCGCGAGCATGATGAACCCCGGCTCGCGCCAGATTTACCTCACCTTCCCGGCGGATAGCACCTTCCGCGAGGAGGACGTCTCCAACTACTTCAG CATCTACGGCCCCGTCCACGACGTTCGCATCCCGTACCAGCAGAAGCGCATGTTCGGCTTCGTCACCTTCGTCTACCCGGAGACGGTGAAGCTGATCCTCGCCAAGGGCAACCCGCACTTCATCTGCGACGCCCGCGTGCTCGTCAAGCCATACAAGGAGAAGGGCAAGGTCCCCGACAAGTACAG GAAGCAGCACCAGCCGGGCGAGAGGGTGGACTTCTCCAGCTGCACTACTCCAACTGGACTCGATGCCAGAGACCCCTTCGACATGCACCAGCTCG GTGCGAGAATGCTGCAGCACTCCAACAGCGCGAATGAGATGCTGCTGAGGAGGAagctggaggagcagcagcaggccgCCGAGCTGCAGCAGGCGATCGAGCTCCACAGCCGCCGCCTCATGGGGCTGCAGCTGCTAGACTTCAAGTcacgcgccgccgtggcgccgacCCCCATTGGCAATCCTTTCAGCGCTTCTCAGACCGCCGCCAACGTGACCGGCGAGTCGCCTCCCGATTCCG GGGAGCTCGGTAAGGGAAGCGGCTTCCTTCTTGCTCACAACAAGGCGGTCAACGGAGCCGATAAGGAGGAATCCACCGGAGAGTCCTCCAGCCCTAACACAGACAGTGACCAAAG TGTGGAGCATAATCTGCCCGACAGCCCGTTTGCGTCGCCGACCAAGTCCGCGGGATTTGCTCGCGATCCTTTCGCTCCCACTGAGGCGGAGATCTCCGCCACCGCGTCGACTGGTTGTAGCGCCACCTATGTTGGCATCAACAATGGCGCCAGCAATGGCGGCACTAACCATCTCCTACCTTCTGCCTTGGACATGCCCTCACCAAAACCTTATTTCTTCCCCATGTCCAG GCTGGCCTCCGATCACGGCGCGATCGGAATGTAA